The following are from one region of the Actinoplanes sp. L3-i22 genome:
- a CDS encoding FadR/GntR family transcriptional regulator, giving the protein MTGSTVRPPAYQQLADELRAEITSGRLQPGERLPPEPELCVKIGVSRSTVREALRLLASQHLIVTTRGVTGGSFVSHPDAGQLAEGLSTGFALLAHSAGVGLADLLELRRALEVPAAGLAAERRTDIHLVELRAALFDPASDDFDTMMAAHSAYHRVLAKATGNPLFELVGRPLYQASYGEEVVADLPPEYWSRIDADHRELLDHLVVRDAGAAMLTAARHLDYIAAATSTPSGA; this is encoded by the coding sequence GTGACCGGCTCAACGGTGCGCCCGCCCGCCTATCAGCAGCTAGCGGACGAGTTACGGGCGGAGATAACTTCGGGGCGGCTGCAGCCCGGCGAGCGGCTGCCGCCTGAGCCCGAGCTGTGCGTCAAGATCGGCGTCAGTCGCAGCACGGTGCGTGAGGCGCTACGTCTGCTCGCCAGCCAGCATCTGATCGTGACCACCCGCGGGGTGACCGGCGGCAGCTTCGTCTCGCACCCGGATGCCGGGCAGCTGGCCGAGGGGCTCTCCACCGGGTTCGCGCTGCTCGCGCACTCGGCCGGGGTCGGTCTCGCGGATCTGCTCGAGCTGCGGCGGGCGCTCGAGGTGCCGGCGGCCGGGCTCGCGGCCGAGCGGCGTACCGACATTCACCTGGTGGAGCTGCGCGCGGCGCTGTTCGACCCGGCGAGCGACGACTTCGACACGATGATGGCGGCCCACTCGGCCTACCATCGGGTGCTCGCCAAGGCGACCGGCAATCCGCTGTTCGAGCTGGTCGGGAGGCCGCTCTACCAGGCCTCCTACGGCGAGGAGGTGGTCGCCGACCTGCCGCCGGAATACTGGTCGCGGATCGACGCCGACCATCGGGAGCTGCTGGACCATCTGGTGGTCCGGGACGCCGGCGCGGCCATGCTCACCGCTGCCCGGCACCTCGATTACATCGCCGCGGCGACTAGTACTCCGTCCGGCGCGTGA